A window from Lates calcarifer isolate ASB-BC8 linkage group LG7_2, TLL_Latcal_v3, whole genome shotgun sequence encodes these proteins:
- the runx1 gene encoding runt-related transcription factor 1 isoform X2, translated as MVFLWDAKYDPAPGRRYTPPSTTLASGGKMAEALPLGAQEAGGGAALMGKLRMADRGMVEVISDHPGELVKTDSPNFLCSVLPTHWRCNKTLPIAFKVVALGDIPDGTLVTVMAGNDENYSAELRNATAAIKNQVARFNDLRFVGRSGRGKSFTLTITVFTNPPQVATYQRAIKITVDGPREPRRHRQKMDEVKPGSLAFSERLTELEQLRRSSMRVTPPHHHHHQPSANTRQSAALNSATFSSPTHTQITADSRQMQSSPSWSYDQSYPYLGQITTPTVHTANPLSPGRSSLSDLSSRLTGPDLTAFGDPRMTLERSFSSLPSLPDSRFSDPRVHYPPTAAAFTYTPSHNPVSNSALGLTMATAMATTPAGRYHTYLPPPYPANTPHQAQNGPFQSTSSPYHLYYSTAAGSYQFSMMAGGGGGGSDSRSPPRILPPCTNASTGSSLLHPSLPNQNEGVGVEVESSHSSSPTNMAAAEAVWRPY; from the exons ATGGTGTTTCTGTGGGACGCAAAATACG ACCCAGCCCCTGGCCGGCGTTACactcccccctccaccaccctcGCCTCTGGGGGGAAGATGGCCGAGGCCCTGCCTTTAGGCGCCCAGGAGGCCGGAGGCGGGGCCGCTCTGATGGGCAAGCTGCGCATGGCCGACCGGGGCATGGTGGAG GTAATCTCAGATCATCCAGGAGAGCTGGTGAAGACGGACAGTCCTaacttcctctgctctgtgctgcctACACACTGGAGGTGTAACAAGACTCTGCCCATTGCTTTTAAG GTGGTTGCCCTGGGCGACATCCCTGACGGCACCTTGGTGACGGTGATGGCGGGGAACGACGAGAACTACTCAGCGGAGCTGCGCAACGCCACGGCCGCCATCAAGAACCAGGTGGCCAGATTCAACGACCTGCGCTTCGTCGGCCGCAGCGGAAGAG ggAAGAgtttcactctgaccatcaCAGTGTTCACCAACCCTCCTCAGGTAGCCACATACCAAAGAGCCATTAAAATTACAGTGGATGGTCCTAGAGAGCCTCGAC GTCATCGTCAGAAGATGGACGAGGTCAAACCCGGCTCTCTGGCTTTCTCTGAGAGGCTAACGGAGCTGGAACAGCTGAGACGGAGCTCGATGAGGGTGACGCCtcctcaccatcatcaccatcagccCTCGGCCAACACCCGCCAGTCTGCAGCACTCAACTCAGCCACATTCTccagtcccacacacactcagataacTGCCG atTCCAGACAGATGCAGTCATCTCCATCTTGGTCCTACGACCAATCGTATCCCTACCTTGGCCAAATAACCACACCCACCGTCCACACGGCCAATCCCCTCTCGCCTGGCCGCTCTTCACTCAGTGACTTGTCCTCACGGCTCACAG GTCCTGACCTCACAGCCTTTGGCGACCCCAGGATGACCTTAGAGCGATCATTCagctccctcccctctctgcctgACTCCCGCTTCTCTGACCCCCGGGTCCACTACCCTCCCACAGCGGCCGCCTTCACCTACACCCCTTCCCACAACCCTGTCTCCAACAGCGCCCTTGGGCTCACCATGGCAACGGCCATGGCGACCACCCCGGCGGGAAGGTACCACACCTACCTGCCTCCTCCCTACCCTGCCAACACTCCCCATCAGGCTCAGAACGGGCCTTTCCAGTCCACCTCCTCGCCGTATCACCTGTACTACTCCACCGCCGCTGGATCGTACCAGTTCTCCATGATggccggaggaggaggaggcggcagTGACTCGCGCTCCCCTCCGAGGATCCTGCCACCATGCACCAATGCCTCCACAGGCTCCTCCCTCCTACACCCCTCTTTGCCAAATCAGAACGAAGGGGTGGGTGTTGAGGTGGAGTCCAGCCACAGTAGCTCCCCGACAAACATGGCGGCGGCTGAAGCTGTCTGGAGACCTTACTGA
- the runx1 gene encoding runt-related transcription factor 1 isoform X1, translating into MASNSIFESLLSYQSAFLRDPAPGRRYTPPSTTLASGGKMAEALPLGAQEAGGGAALMGKLRMADRGMVEVISDHPGELVKTDSPNFLCSVLPTHWRCNKTLPIAFKVVALGDIPDGTLVTVMAGNDENYSAELRNATAAIKNQVARFNDLRFVGRSGRGKSFTLTITVFTNPPQVATYQRAIKITVDGPREPRRHRQKMDEVKPGSLAFSERLTELEQLRRSSMRVTPPHHHHHQPSANTRQSAALNSATFSSPTHTQITADSRQMQSSPSWSYDQSYPYLGQITTPTVHTANPLSPGRSSLSDLSSRLTGPDLTAFGDPRMTLERSFSSLPSLPDSRFSDPRVHYPPTAAAFTYTPSHNPVSNSALGLTMATAMATTPAGRYHTYLPPPYPANTPHQAQNGPFQSTSSPYHLYYSTAAGSYQFSMMAGGGGGGSDSRSPPRILPPCTNASTGSSLLHPSLPNQNEGVGVEVESSHSSSPTNMAAAEAVWRPY; encoded by the exons ACCCAGCCCCTGGCCGGCGTTACactcccccctccaccaccctcGCCTCTGGGGGGAAGATGGCCGAGGCCCTGCCTTTAGGCGCCCAGGAGGCCGGAGGCGGGGCCGCTCTGATGGGCAAGCTGCGCATGGCCGACCGGGGCATGGTGGAG GTAATCTCAGATCATCCAGGAGAGCTGGTGAAGACGGACAGTCCTaacttcctctgctctgtgctgcctACACACTGGAGGTGTAACAAGACTCTGCCCATTGCTTTTAAG GTGGTTGCCCTGGGCGACATCCCTGACGGCACCTTGGTGACGGTGATGGCGGGGAACGACGAGAACTACTCAGCGGAGCTGCGCAACGCCACGGCCGCCATCAAGAACCAGGTGGCCAGATTCAACGACCTGCGCTTCGTCGGCCGCAGCGGAAGAG ggAAGAgtttcactctgaccatcaCAGTGTTCACCAACCCTCCTCAGGTAGCCACATACCAAAGAGCCATTAAAATTACAGTGGATGGTCCTAGAGAGCCTCGAC GTCATCGTCAGAAGATGGACGAGGTCAAACCCGGCTCTCTGGCTTTCTCTGAGAGGCTAACGGAGCTGGAACAGCTGAGACGGAGCTCGATGAGGGTGACGCCtcctcaccatcatcaccatcagccCTCGGCCAACACCCGCCAGTCTGCAGCACTCAACTCAGCCACATTCTccagtcccacacacactcagataacTGCCG atTCCAGACAGATGCAGTCATCTCCATCTTGGTCCTACGACCAATCGTATCCCTACCTTGGCCAAATAACCACACCCACCGTCCACACGGCCAATCCCCTCTCGCCTGGCCGCTCTTCACTCAGTGACTTGTCCTCACGGCTCACAG GTCCTGACCTCACAGCCTTTGGCGACCCCAGGATGACCTTAGAGCGATCATTCagctccctcccctctctgcctgACTCCCGCTTCTCTGACCCCCGGGTCCACTACCCTCCCACAGCGGCCGCCTTCACCTACACCCCTTCCCACAACCCTGTCTCCAACAGCGCCCTTGGGCTCACCATGGCAACGGCCATGGCGACCACCCCGGCGGGAAGGTACCACACCTACCTGCCTCCTCCCTACCCTGCCAACACTCCCCATCAGGCTCAGAACGGGCCTTTCCAGTCCACCTCCTCGCCGTATCACCTGTACTACTCCACCGCCGCTGGATCGTACCAGTTCTCCATGATggccggaggaggaggaggcggcagTGACTCGCGCTCCCCTCCGAGGATCCTGCCACCATGCACCAATGCCTCCACAGGCTCCTCCCTCCTACACCCCTCTTTGCCAAATCAGAACGAAGGGGTGGGTGTTGAGGTGGAGTCCAGCCACAGTAGCTCCCCGACAAACATGGCGGCGGCTGAAGCTGTCTGGAGACCTTACTGA